The Mycolicibacterium neworleansense sequence GTGACGAGGTGATTGCTGGCATGGGCCAGCGCCGCGTGGTACTGCGTCCGGGCATGCTCGGGCACCCGGAACGGCTCGCCGCCGATCTCCAGCACGAGCGACTGCCCGATCGCGTAACCGACCTCGTCGGCCGCGGTGATGCCGAAGCAGGTGTCGGGCAGCCGTGCGATGTCCTCGTCGGAGCCGGTGAACGTCATCGCCGGATGGACGGCCAGCGGGATGCACCCCTGCTCGGTCAGCGGGGCCAGCACCGCGACCCCGTTCGCGCCGGAGGTGTGCACCACGATCGTGCCGGGCCGGACCACACCGGTGGCGGCCAGGCCGGACACCAGAGACGGCAGCTCGGCATCCGGGACGGTCAACAACAGGAGTTCCGCCCGTTGCGCCACGTCGGGGACGGGAAGGATCGCGGTCTCGGGCAGCCGGCGCTGCGCCCGCAGCCGCGACGCCTCGGAGATCGCGCTGCAGGCCACCACCACGTGCTCGACCTGCTCCAGGGCATAGCCGAGCGCCGTGCCGACCCGGCCGGCCGAAATGATGCCGACACTGAGCCGCGCGGGACGTAATCCCTCAGGAGGGGACCACCCGTTTGCAGGGGGCTGCTCCATCGCAGACGACCTCACAGGATGAATAGTTTTCTCGTTCCAGTCCCGCTTTGCGGGTACCGGACGGTCGTCACGAGACTAGCTCACTCCTCGCGGCGCCTGCGACGCCCGCCTTCAGCAGGGGCGGACTGAAACCGTGCGAGCAGCTCGTTCACGGACTGCCCGTCGGCATGATGCCCGTTCGCCGGCTCGGGCTCGGCTTCGCTGCGGTGCCGCGAGGCCCGCCGCGGCGGCTCCGGCGGTTGCGACGATTCGGTGGCCAA is a genomic window containing:
- a CDS encoding Rossmann-like and DUF2520 domain-containing protein, with the protein product MEQPPANGWSPPEGLRPARLSVGIISAGRVGTALGYALEQVEHVVVACSAISEASRLRAQRRLPETAILPVPDVAQRAELLLLTVPDAELPSLVSGLAATGVVRPGTIVVHTSGANGVAVLAPLTEQGCIPLAVHPAMTFTGSDEDIARLPDTCFGITAADEVGYAIGQSLVLEIGGEPFRVPEHARTQYHAALAHASNHLVTLVLDAVDTLRASLRGQELLGQELVVDAPGGLPERVVGPLARAALENALQRGQAALTGPVARGDAAAVGAHLDALHALDPQLAQAYRADSLRTAQRAHAPASVLAVLETGPETSPETSQG